One genomic segment of Vibrio mimicus includes these proteins:
- the phrB gene encoding deoxyribodipyrimidine photo-lyase, translated as MRLVWLRRDLRSVDNSALSAAIASGDPVVAVYLATPKQWQQHHLAPIQADFIWRRLGALQQELAELNVPLLYRQVADFHDASEVICQLAKTLKAKQVFANRDYELDEQQRDLRTEQRLAEQQIAWWAFDDKCILPPGSVRTQQGEFFKVFTPFKRAWLSLFQPPTIVKNAPALKGTIPSELTDWIWNNEQAFDYERVDSSQWPVEFETIRNQLRDFCRERVQDYHQWRDFPARTGTSSLSPYLAIGALSARQCVARLYRESAMGVLGEGAQIWLSELIWREFYQHLVAREPNLSKSRDFHEWGAHLEWWNDHEKFQRWCEGQTGYPIVDAAMRQLNQTGWMHNRLRMIVASFLTKDLHIDWRWGERYFMSQLIDGDYAANNGGWQWCASTGCDGQPYFRIFNPVSQGEKFDPNGDFIRRWVPELRGLSSAYIHQPWTYPAVNSVLYPAPLVDHKQEREVTLRLYKTAKG; from the coding sequence ATGCGATTGGTTTGGTTGCGGCGCGATCTGCGCAGCGTTGATAACAGTGCACTCTCGGCGGCTATTGCAAGTGGTGACCCCGTGGTGGCGGTGTACCTTGCTACACCAAAGCAGTGGCAACAGCATCATTTAGCTCCGATACAAGCGGATTTTATCTGGCGGCGTTTGGGAGCCCTGCAGCAAGAACTCGCGGAGCTGAATGTTCCGCTTCTTTATCGCCAAGTCGCTGATTTCCATGATGCTTCCGAGGTGATCTGTCAGTTAGCGAAGACTCTTAAAGCCAAGCAGGTATTCGCGAATCGAGATTATGAGCTGGATGAACAGCAGCGTGATCTCCGCACGGAGCAGCGGCTCGCAGAACAGCAGATTGCATGGTGGGCATTTGATGATAAGTGCATTCTTCCTCCTGGCTCTGTGCGCACTCAGCAAGGTGAGTTTTTTAAAGTGTTCACCCCTTTTAAACGTGCGTGGCTGAGCTTGTTTCAACCCCCAACGATTGTCAAAAACGCTCCAGCCTTAAAAGGGACAATCCCCTCTGAATTAACAGATTGGATTTGGAATAATGAACAAGCGTTTGATTACGAGAGAGTCGATAGCTCCCAATGGCCTGTGGAGTTTGAAACCATACGTAATCAATTGCGCGACTTTTGCCGAGAGCGAGTGCAGGATTACCATCAATGGCGTGATTTCCCTGCGCGTACAGGCACGAGTTCGCTCTCCCCCTATTTAGCGATTGGTGCTTTGTCGGCGCGTCAATGTGTTGCTCGTTTGTATCGTGAATCGGCAATGGGGGTCCTTGGCGAAGGGGCTCAAATCTGGTTAAGTGAACTGATTTGGCGAGAGTTCTATCAGCATTTGGTCGCGCGGGAACCCAATCTTTCCAAAAGCCGTGATTTTCATGAGTGGGGAGCTCACCTTGAATGGTGGAACGATCACGAAAAATTTCAACGTTGGTGTGAAGGCCAAACCGGGTATCCGATCGTCGATGCCGCGATGCGCCAACTTAATCAAACGGGATGGATGCACAATCGGCTACGCATGATAGTCGCGAGTTTTCTCACTAAAGATCTGCATATCGATTGGCGTTGGGGAGAACGCTATTTTATGAGTCAACTGATTGATGGTGATTACGCAGCCAACAATGGCGGTTGGCAGTGGTGCGCTTCAACGGGATGTGACGGACAGCCCTACTTCCGGATTTTTAATCCCGTCAGTCAAGGGGAAAAATTTGACCCGAATGGTGATTTCATCCGCCGTTGGGTGCCTGAATTAAGGGGGCTTTCTTCAGCATATATTCATCAGCCTTGGACCTATCCGGCTGTCAATAGCGTGTTAT
- a CDS encoding MerR family transcriptional regulator has protein sequence MACDEKRYAIREVAEITGVKPVTLRAWQRRYNLVQPNRTEKGHRLFTEQDIEMIHQIQSWLAKGVAIGKVGALLQNGATNTELATPSVIQLEECESLLTALAALQRSKAEQIIATVLKEYPLNVTQTQFVQPVAEALERVKGPLRSLQMGLFRTLMLTKLAFILDAENKASTKGKCLCISLDEAGSLNAWLWALAWAEKGYQVTLLEAVEDIRGLQDHPSLASYHTLALHAHRSLPATQLSALASLQQRFGDRCVLSEVLQQLQQQ, from the coding sequence ATGGCTTGTGATGAAAAACGTTACGCGATTCGCGAAGTAGCAGAAATAACCGGCGTAAAGCCTGTAACTCTGCGTGCATGGCAGCGTCGGTATAACTTAGTGCAGCCCAATCGCACTGAGAAAGGACATCGACTATTCACTGAGCAAGACATAGAGATGATCCACCAAATCCAAAGCTGGTTAGCCAAAGGGGTAGCGATTGGTAAGGTGGGAGCGCTATTACAAAATGGCGCGACTAATACCGAGCTTGCTACCCCAAGTGTTATCCAATTGGAAGAGTGTGAGTCTTTACTCACCGCATTGGCTGCATTACAGCGTTCTAAGGCTGAACAGATCATCGCCACCGTATTAAAAGAATACCCACTGAATGTAACACAAACTCAGTTTGTGCAGCCTGTGGCTGAAGCTTTGGAAAGAGTGAAAGGGCCACTGCGTTCCCTGCAAATGGGGCTGTTTCGCACTCTAATGTTGACCAAGTTAGCGTTTATTCTCGATGCTGAAAACAAAGCCTCCACCAAAGGCAAGTGTTTGTGTATCAGTTTGGACGAAGCGGGTTCACTCAATGCTTGGCTATGGGCTCTCGCTTGGGCAGAAAAAGGTTATCAAGTGACTCTACTTGAAGCGGTAGAGGATATTCGCGGTTTACAAGATCATCCCAGTCTAGCTTCATATCACACCTTGGCACTTCATGCTCATCGGTCTTTGCCAGCCACGCAGCTCTCGGCATTAGCCAGTTTGCAACAGCGGTTTGGTGATCGGTGTGTGCTGTCCGAGGTATTGCAACAGTTACAACAGCAATAA
- a CDS encoding YbgA family protein, with the protein MQTTPLKIGISACLLGAKVRFDGGHKISHFVTDELARYAEFVSVCPEMGMGLPVPRATLRLISEGERIALVETKDGTRDHTEGLERYSQQKVAELQTSDLCGYIVCAKSPSCGMERVKVYKQHGTEKEGVGIYTRILMEKMPWLPVEEDGRLNDPVLRENFITRLYCLHDFYTSMGEAPSAKKVVDFHSRYKLSLMAHHPESYRALGKLVANVKQYPLDTFIQEYRLGLMQALAHRASRKNNTNVLMHLQGYFKRSLNKLQKAELSQVIESYRLGELPLLAPLTLLKHYLALYPDGYLDQQRYLNPYPSELKLRYGL; encoded by the coding sequence ATGCAAACCACGCCTCTCAAAATTGGCATCAGTGCTTGTCTTCTCGGGGCGAAAGTACGCTTCGATGGCGGGCACAAAATCAGCCATTTCGTTACAGATGAACTCGCGCGTTACGCTGAATTTGTTTCTGTCTGCCCTGAAATGGGGATGGGCTTGCCAGTGCCACGAGCAACCTTACGGCTGATCTCTGAGGGTGAACGGATTGCCTTGGTGGAAACCAAAGATGGCACTCGTGACCATACCGAAGGGCTGGAACGCTATTCGCAGCAAAAAGTCGCTGAGTTGCAAACCTCAGATCTTTGCGGCTATATCGTCTGTGCAAAGTCCCCAAGTTGCGGTATGGAACGAGTCAAAGTGTACAAACAGCATGGCACTGAGAAAGAGGGGGTGGGTATTTACACTCGAATCTTGATGGAAAAAATGCCTTGGTTGCCTGTTGAAGAGGATGGTCGTTTGAATGACCCAGTGCTACGTGAAAACTTCATCACTCGTCTGTATTGCTTGCACGATTTTTACACCAGCATGGGTGAAGCTCCAAGCGCCAAAAAAGTGGTGGATTTCCACTCGCGCTACAAATTGAGTTTGATGGCGCATCATCCAGAGTCCTATCGGGCTTTGGGAAAATTGGTGGCCAATGTGAAACAGTATCCGCTGGATACTTTTATTCAGGAGTACCGTTTAGGTTTGATGCAGGCCTTGGCTCACCGTGCCAGTCGCAAGAACAACACCAATGTGCTGATGCATCTACAAGGGTATTTCAAACGCTCGCTCAACAAATTGCAAAAAGCAGAATTGTCGCAAGTGATCGAAAGCTACCGATTAGGTGAACTGCCACTGCTTGCGCCACTGACTTTGCTAAAACATTATCTCGCGTTGTATCCCGATGGGTATCTTGATCAACAACGCTATCTGAATCCTTATCCTTCGGAGTTGAAATTACGTTATGGCTTGTGA